A window of Danaus plexippus chromosome 10, MEX_DaPlex, whole genome shotgun sequence genomic DNA:
tttattttaaaaaaatctccaaAGTAAAATGTGTCATGTTAATATTACAGTTTCTGCTGTAATAGAATTTACAAAGTCGTGATATAGCTTGAAATGAAATACTCGTATATTGGCAAAACTGTCAAATAGTGTGAGTAATACGAAGTATCCACTTGGCTGGTAGCCATATCAATTGGCTAACTGTATAATATTACCCTAAATCCCCATATAAGAATGTGTATCGACTTACATATAGTTATTATGTTGATCAATTGACTGCATCACTATAAATACTTTCATTAATGTGAAAGAAACtgatattttaagtgaaacaatatgttaaagcatttatatatagtaaacatATCATTAATggtaagaaaaagaaaaagaaaagaggtacaatataaatataactgtcAATAAATTGACTATATTAATCTGTCTTGTGtgaagttttataaaagtctttaagatatttttaaaatatacacaacgcgtttataatatatctttatagttttttaaaatgtctgaaAAACTTCCTGAAATTATTACGTTCTCAGATGTAGACATAACAAATCCTTTGATTCTAAAACAACCACCTTATAGGTTTCGGAGGTGTTCCATCATCGGCTCATTAGGTATTTTATCTCTGGTTAttgataagaatttaattttaaaagaaaaatcgtAACAAAAAGAGAatgtttgaatgaaaatataaaatacaatcttTACAGCGGATCCTCATATCACAGTTGTTgagatacaaaatttattggaAGCTGGAATGAGTCTAGTGAAGATTAAAATAGCACAAAATAGCAAGGGTCAAAGTCTACGATTACTTGGGAAAATCGACAAAGCTACACTTGCCTGTTGTACTAAATATGGCGTCACAAACTGGCCAGTTGCCACGTGTATTGAATTAAAGACTTGTATCGTTAATACCGGTACTACGGAAGATGTATGCATATCATTTCATCAAAAAACTTTGCGATATTTTCacttatactaaataatttacaaacatcattttataacttatatttcaGCGTACTAAAAACATTTGTCTAAAAGAAAATAGCGAAGTTTTGCTAACATATGACATGGCGAacctaaataaatgtaatgataacaaaatatttatcgataaCCAATACATTTTAACCGATATAAAAGTAGGTggggatatttttattgatggtaacaatgttattatgaaatgtatatCTCGAATTGatcataatacaataaaatgcaTCGTTACAAAAAACGGTACCTTAAATAACAACAGTGCGCACggcaaataaaacattcaacacCATTGTTAACTAAAGAAGATTTTCAATCGATCATTTTTGCTTTAGAATATcaggtataaatataatattcaaaaaaaattaaaaggaaataaaaattattgcaaatggttaaatttatgtatgtcCACATTGCAGATAGATGTTGTAATTGTTAACTATGTTCGCCAAGCGGATAGTATTAAAGAAatcaagaaatttattaagtccAAAAAAGTTAAAAGGCCTGTTATACTCAGTGGAATCTGTACCGAGGAATGTTTAGAAAACATTGATGATATCATAAAGGTTCAAACTtgtagtaatttaattaaattgaaatacgtacaatttcattaataataaacaatttattgagAACAAATTAAACCTGTACCAGGAAAGCGATGGAATAATTATGTCAAGAGAATACCTACCGTACGAAACAAAAGCTTCATACATGTATCGTCTCGCAAATATTCAGAAATGGTTATCAGGAAAATGTATACAGGTATTAACAAATCACCGGAATTTGAATTTCGCATTAAATAGAGTTTATTAGAACAAATTCAGAAgagcttttttatatttatgaattataactacagtatagtatatatgatattactgtttatagtaaaataaacattagaaaacaaaatcatttattcctaataaattattataatattcaaatatttacattatttgtttaaggCTGGgaaacctttttatatatctgGTGGTGTTTTTGAAATAGCTTTGAAAACAGGAGAATTTATTGACTGTGAAATATCAGATGTAACAAACGCTCTCATGGATGATGTCAGTGGATTCCTACTCAAGGAAAGTTCGGACTCTTCTGTGACATTTGATGTATTGAAAGGAATTAATGAGTTGTGTTATACTATTGATCCTTTACTCACGAGTAAGTCGAAGTTCCACAGGATAATTGATGaggtatatatagtatttataatctttttagttcaatgtatattttttagtgtttcactaaacacaaaacaGTTAACCAAATGTTCTTCACATTTTAGCCTAATCCAAATTGTTTTACCGATGtcatataatacaaaacttaATCAATTTTCTTAGGTGAAAATGCCCGTCAATGCAGCAGAAGCTGCTGTTATCGCTTGTGCAACAGTCGCCAATCAAACACAGgcaaatattatagtaataccGACAGTAAGCGGAACGACAATGAAGTACCTACACTGGATGCGGCCGTCCTGCCTCATTATAACAGTGAGCCCGGAAATCCGTACCACGCGGCTATTACGAACGTACAGGAGTGTTATGCCGCTTTTGTTCACTCGTAGGTTTTATCTTGTGTCCTATTACAGAGCAGATCTGAaaactgtatttaattttcattccaactcatttatttgaaaaatttacacCAATTAAATATCTACGTAATACGTTAGTGGAAGCAACTTGGTCAGGATTGGACATCTAAActggaaattattattttgttagagGAACAACAAAACGAATGGTCCAAAGCGGTGGAAGCACGTATTTACTTCGCCATAGACTACGCTGTGAACAGAAATTGGCTGATGTATGGCGACACTTACATAACTCTTGAAAGGGGTTCGGAGTCAACCTCCTTCTGTGATACCGTCAGGGTTTGTAAAGTCAGCATTAGCAAGAAAACTTTAGTGGAGTAAGTTAATAACtgtactaaaatttaattgaatttttgtattaattaagcGTAAGCAATATAAAACGTAGCGAACACattattaactaataaaagtattcttaattatgtaataaaaatatataattaacattattttacagaTGTGAAGATGGAGAAGATCAAAAATTGTctgaaacttttttatattaaaattctgtaATTTTcctatgttaaaaaataaaagatatatatagaaatagtaTTTTGGTATTTTGTTATAGATGATTGAtagttacatttattacacatagtctttattcattaaaggcggtatttttgtatttaatctaTGACTGAATTAccaaaaatttcaattcagGTATTATTAAAGTGAAGTTTTATCCAGCACTCAAATTTTTTCGTCCTTTtatcgcatgtcgcattacagtGGGGCGCAGATTTAGTGTAACATGAAAAGTGCTTGACAGGACAGCAATAAtatgagtaataaatatatataaaagtttttagtaTATAGACATGTACTATTGACTGAAATTTTCCCAGTTTCTGTCTATTAGTCTTTGATTAAAAACGCTATTTGActcttctaaaaatataaaaaccaatGTTTACTATACGAAAAACGTTTcacataatttcttttttaattgtttcaatttgcttaaccaaaaatatatttcttttataattatgaaattaacgACACGGGAGGGTGTTAAAATTCTCAATTGTGCATACTCGTTACTCTTACTTATATGAGCTTAGCATATAAATCCTATAGATGGGTAAGATATTTGCTTTCACACCTCCGTATGACTTTTCGTTGTCTATTAAGACTTTTCTTgtcattgtatattttcaaacattttttatttattatacaataaacaaaataatggtCTGGCCCACAGAATTTGATGTTAAACTGGATGAGGTAAGTTTAAACAATGCGTACAATAATTATACTTGTCCATATGAGCtcaaaactataaacattAACCTATTAAATTTAGTATGACGCTATGGATTTGCCAGGACAGCAACTGCAATCTGCCCAAGCTAGTACAACTTTAGATCATATTCTAAACCTTAATATTAGCGCTCCAGCTGGTTGTCAGCGTCTCACTGggattatttcatttatgggtaaaactttaaaatttaataaaaatatataaatagtggtTTTTTAACGGTGGCCCAACCTTGAAGAATTCaatgaatatacttataagcAGCAATcgtctaaattaatatttgtaaagtagTCCATAGGCGTATCCGTTTTAATAGAAATCATATCATTGTATTttacattcttttttttactataactgTAATGTGATGCTTGGTTATGAGATCATCTtgtttagtttgttttatcaacgtttcttaaatataatttttattttaggtaaaTCAACATACGACGTAGAAGTCATGCAGAAAATGATAGCTGCTGGTATGAACATCGCACTTCTTAACCTTTCATTTGGTAACAAGGAGGAACACATGGAAACCATAAAGAATCTTCGTGAagcagttaaaaattatagcgTGAAATgtggaaaaaaatatccattgGCAATTGGTGCAAGACTCCCTGGTCGAAAAATAAGAACTGGTTGTATTGCTGATGTAATTAATACCCTTTAACTATTTGTGCTATAGACATTAACTCTGTATCGAATTGTCATGGCACTAATGgcagaaaaatattcaataaccaTCCAGGACGGGTCAAGAAcccatataaattataaaataaatgtagatcaatattttttctagacTTTCGGTGAAACTGTCGAACTTAAGACGGGTGAAGTGGTACGTCTAACGACGGATGAAACCTATAAAGACAGATGTTCTAACTACACTGTGTACATAGACTTCATGCATTTCGCCGAACAAATGGATAAAGGGAACCTGGTTCTATTGGACAATGAAACTATTAAACTTAAAGTTGAAATGATATCTGCCACGACATTAACTTGCAAAATTGAAAGAGGTGGTTTCCTAGGCTCCTATAAGGATGTCTTCGTTCCTAATGTCACATTTGATATGCCAAACTATTCTGAACatgataaagaatatattgatatgGCCATTCATATGCAAGTGAGTATTACTTATGTTACAGTTGATACCGCGGCTTCAACTGCttcgattaaaatattaacaaagctTTCTTCTGTGCCAGAAAACACACACCATATCAACATGTATctcttagaaaaaaattgtctttaaattttaataactttctattaaatgaaaatattagaatGGGCCAGTTGgctttaaaactttaactatAGACCTctatgcttttatttttatagaataaaaatattacaaactagCTTTTACCCGCGACTCCATCCGCGTGAACATCAGAGTTGTTCTCTGCCTCTACGGCTACTAAATCAGAACTGCACTCTAGGGTTCCACCCGGGTGGTGTTGATATCGGGAtcgaaataaaagtaaaaaaaaataacactacGGCCACTGAACCTGAACTGCACTTT
This region includes:
- the LOC116766875 gene encoding LOW QUALITY PROTEIN: pyruvate kinase-like (The sequence of the model RefSeq protein was modified relative to this genomic sequence to represent the inferred CDS: inserted 1 base in 1 codon) produces the protein MYIHRKQIKQALDQRLWTKHSTSSIGYPQIVPLDSEVSADPHITVVEIQNLLEAGMSLVKIKIAQNSKGQSLRLLGKIDKATLACCTKYGVTNWPVATCIELKTCIVNTGTTEDRTKNICLKENSEVLLTYDMANLNKCNDNKIFIDNQYILTDIKVGGDIFIDGNNVIMKCISRIDHNTIKCIVTKNGTLNNXQCARQIKHSTPLLTKEDFQSIIFALEYQIDVVIVNYVRQADSIKEIKKFIKSKKVKRPVILSGICTEECLENIDDIIKESDGIIMSREYLPYETKASYMYRLANIQKWLSGKCIQAGKPFYISGGVFEIALKTGEFIDCEISDVTNALMDDVSGFLLKESSDSSVTFDVLKGINELCYTIDPLLTSKSKFHRIIDEVKMPVNAAEAAVIACATVANQTQANIIVIPTVSGTTMKYLHWMRPSCLIITVSPEIRTTRLLRTYRSVMPLLFTQEQQNEWSKAVEARIYFAIDYAVNRNWLMYGDTYITLERGSESTSFCDTVRVCKVSISKKTLVECEDGEDQKLSETFLY